The nucleotide window CTAAGCATGGGAAGTGTTTGAAGCATAACGAGACTTGGTTATGTAAAGCAAAGAGTAAGAGTTGGTGCGTTTGCCATAGATGTGACTGTATATAAGGTAGGTTATATTTACCATTCTTATAAAGAACATCAGTGgactaaatagcttatttcgATTAAATGGAATATAGATCATGTAGCTCCATGCCCAGTAGAGCTAGCCGCATTCGTGCTAGTTGTCCCCGTGGGGTAATCCGACCTACCGCGGGTTTTCCGGAAGGCTGCGCCCTCTCCATATTCCGATTTTTCGCCTTGCGGAATATGGGGTCCCGGTCTGACAGACGCAGGAGCATTGACTAGGTTTACCACTCTATTCAATTGACCACCATTTAGAACCGTGATGTAATATCCAAGTCCTCATTACGTGCGGGACTGACAGTATGCTGTTGTCTCCATGTTCCGCAATGCCTATCTATACCTTGCCCCCTTAAGCCTGAATGGAACCTTGATCAGTTTGAGCAGCTAACTGGATATTGTGAAGCCAGTTTCATGGCATTAACTTGTGTCGGTAATCTCAGACTCACTATTCCAATAGATGTAGCCCTCCATACCCGTTATTCGTACCTCTCTCAGTGTCTGCAACCCTTGCCTCTCCATAGTAAAAGCCCCCTCCATTGAACTTCCCTTCAAGGCTTGGGTAGTCAAATTCTCTATAAATATTCTTTATCCGTCTAGCACTCTCAAGAAAGCTTCGTCTGATCGTTGAATAGTTAGCGATAACTAGCTTTCCATCCCGCTTCACAAAGTCCCCATTCACCATGACATGCAAGATATCAGCAACGCTGGCATGCAGCATAATTGCAGCAATGGGGTCTGTCCACCCCAGCAGTGAGGGTGACTCGGCTGCATTCCAAACAATTAGGTCTGCCTTTGCTCCTTCACGGATGACTCCAAGTTCTGGACGGCGAAGTGCGAGACCTCCGGCTCGAGTTGCAAGCGAAAAAGCCTGAACAACACTCATTGGGTTATTCTTGGGCACCTCCCACCCGGAGAGTACCTTGTCAAAGAAGAAATAGCGCACGCTTTGCAACCAGATTCGGGCTTGCGTTAAAATGTCGGTTGAGTAGGTGAAATGGGTGTCGACGCCGAGCGCAGCCTGATTCTGGATATAGTAAGAGTGTGGATGCGTATGTCCGTAGTGCATCTCCGACTCCGGAGTGATAGAGAGATATTGGTTTGTTTGACGAAGAAGGTTGGCGCCAGTGGCCGTGAGGAAGCTGCCGTGAGAAAAGACGACTGGTATCGACGTGTTGAGCAGGTCAAAGGAGTGAACGTCCTCGGGAAGGTTGGAGACTCCAAAGGGTCCAGCAAGAGAGTGGGTTGTAACAACCGAGACATTAAATTCTCGTGCCAGGTTTGCAACCTCCTTTGCGACATCTGGAGGGTTTGGGCCGAAGGAATCATACGCAATTCCTATCTCAACATTGCTGTCTTGCAGAAGGCCATTCTCAGCCATGTCAACGAAGTTAGGAATCTGATCCTTAACTGTGTAGTTCAAGGACGGAACATCATGGAAAGCATAAGCCCAAAATACACGAGCACCACTCTCAATTGAGGCATTGAGACCCGCATAAGCTGTTTCATTCGACCAAGTATGATGGGCATGGTCTAGCGAAGTTGTGACTCCGGCGTTCAGGGCCTCGAGGAGTCCTGCTAACTGCCCCCAGTAAACGTCTTCGGCATTGAAATGGGGTGCAGCTGCGAACTCTCCGTAACGTCCAAAGTATTGAGCCAGGGTAGTGTTGGATCCAAGTGTCTTGAAGGCTGTCTGCCAACCATGACGATGCGTGTCGATGAAGCCGGGGCTTATGATCTGGTCGGTAGCATCGATGACCTCGGTATTTCTGGGAAGCCGGGATGGCTTGGAAGTGGCGATGCTTGCGATCCGGTCGCCCTCGACTAATAAATAGCCATTGCGAATTACGCGAGGCTCTGGATCAGATTCGTCCCAAGCAATAATAGTGGCACCGGAGAAGAGCTTGTTACTAGCGGCAACACCAGTTACATTGCCGACAAGCGACGTAGCAACATAAAGAGCTTGTTCAAACTTCATGATTGTCgttcaagagaagagagaggtgGAGAATTCAGTAACAGGCATAAAGTCTCTGCGTCATTATGAAGAATGAAAAGTGCATGACAACAGCACTCTTTTATAATACCGAAAATTGCTTAAGAATGGCGTTAGTCCGGATATATATATGATGCAACTCTTGATATACTTTTAGTCATTCCTTGCAAGAGTGGATATCCGACATCTTGAAATCTAGAAAAT belongs to Fusarium musae strain F31 chromosome 9, whole genome shotgun sequence and includes:
- a CDS encoding hypothetical protein (antiSMASH:Cluster_9.1): MKFEQALYVATSLVGNVTGVAASNKLFSGATIIAWDESDPEPRVIRNGYLLVEGDRIASIATSKPSRLPRNTEVIDATDQIISPGFIDTHRHGWQTAFKTLGSNTTLAQYFGRYGEFAAAPHFNAEDVYWGQLAGLLEALNAGVTTSLDHAHHTWSNETAYAGLNASIESGARVFWAYAFHDVPSLNYTVKDQIPNFVDMAENGLLQDSNVEIGIAYDSFGPNPPDVAKEVANLAREFNVSVVTTHSLAGPFGVSNLPEDVHSFDLLNTSIPVVFSHGSFLTATGANLLRQTNQYLSITPESEMHYGHTHPHSYYIQNQAALGVDTHFTYSTDILTQARIWLQSVRYFFFDKVLSGWEVPKNNPMSVVQAFSLATRAGGLALRRPELGVIREGAKADLIVWNAAESPSLLGWTDPIAAIMLHASVADILHVMVNGDFVKRDGKLVIANYSTIRRSFLESARRIKNIYREFDYPSLEGKFNGGGFYYGEARVADTERGTNNGYGGLHLLE